From a single Lolium rigidum isolate FL_2022 chromosome 7, APGP_CSIRO_Lrig_0.1, whole genome shotgun sequence genomic region:
- the LOC124678349 gene encoding syntaxin-132-like, with product MNNLLTDSFEMDEKPPKERDIEMGRRDSKNRSDYGLEDFFEEVKEIEMLLEKMSNIVKKLQEANEESKSVTKASAMKSIKGRMEKDIDEVGKIARNIKVKLEQMDRNNLANRKKPGCGKGTSVDRSRMSMTIALKKKLKERMNDFQNLRQTIQQEYREVVERRIFTVTGTKPSDEVIDNLIETGSSEQIFEKAIQGIGRGQILATVEEIQERHDVVMDIEKKLIELQQIFLDMAALVDAQGEILDNIESQVQNAVNHVQTGTEALRSAKSMQKKSRKCMMIAIILLLVIAGIIVLSVLKPWAK from the exons ATGAACAATCTTCTGACG GATTCTTTTGAAATGGACGAGAAACCTCCCAAGGAGAGGGACATCGAGATGGGGCGTCGGGACTCCAAGAACAGATCAGATTATGGACTCGAGGACTTCTTCGAGGAG GTCAAGGAGATCGAGATGCTGCTGGAGAAGATGTCCAACATAGTCAAGaaacttcag GAAGCAAATGAGGAGTCAAAATCAGTGACTAAAGCCTCCGCAATGAAAT CAATCAAGGGGCGGATGGAGAAAGACATTGACGAAGTGGGGAAGATTGCACGTAACATAAAAGTGAAGTTAGAGCAAATGGACAGAAAT AATCTTGCTAACAGAAAGAAGCCAGGTTGTGGGAAAGGCACAAGTGTAGATCGATCGAGGATGTCTATGACCAT TGCACTTAAGAAGaaactcaaagaaaggatgaaCGATTTCCAG AATCTAAGGCAAACAATTCAACAAGAATACCGAGAAGTTGTTGAGAGAAGGATATTCACAG TCACTGGGACAAAGCCTTCTGATGAG GTGATTGACAACCTGATTGAGACCGGTAGCAGCGAGCAGATCTTCGAGAAAGCAATTCAAGGAATTGGTAGAGGACAG ATTCTGGCCACGGTTGAAGAAATTCAGGAACGGCATGATGTGGTCATGGATATTGAGAAAAAGCTTATAGAATTGCAACAG ATATTTTTAGACATGGCAGCCCTCGTCGACGCACAAGGAGAGATATTGGACAACATAGAGAGCCAG GTTCAGAATGCTGTAAACCATGTGCAAACTGGTACTGAAGCCCTGCGTAGCGCCAAGAGCATGCAGAAGAAGTCGAGGAAGTGT